The window GTGATTGATTCTTTTGGCGATGCCGAGTATGTTGAGAGCGCAAAGAAGAATGTCGAAATTTGCAATAAACGGCTGGGTGCGGGCCAGTACAGCACACCAGTTGAAGAAGGCGAATCGGGTGCTGTGCCCGGTTCGTCCACAGAGGTGAATTCATCAACCCAAGGAGAGAAGAAACCATGATAATGGGTCAGAGTATAGTTCAAATTTTCAGGAACAGTTTGGTAATGGTGATATTACTTCTGGCATCGATTACCGCCCTGGCGCTGATTCTCGAGCGGTTTTGGTATTTTACCAAAAATCGTTTTAATCCTTCAAAGGGGCTTATGGAGTTGCGGCGGATACTGGCGCAAAACGGCCTAAGTCAAGCGCTGGATTGGAGTAAAAAGCAGAACAATCCTCTGGGAAGGTTGTTCGTGGTGGCGTTAGAAAATTACACATTGAGTGCCGAGGAGTTGTCGGATTTACTCTACAGTTTGATTCTTGAAGAGCGGATTCGCTACGAGCGGCTCCTGGGTGGTATGGGAACGCTGGCGAATGCCGCAACACTGCTCGGGCTTCTGGGAACGGTTACCGGGCTCATCGGCGCCTTTGGCAATATCGCTCTGACCGGTTCGGGCGGGCCAGCGGTCGTATCCAAAGGAATTGCGGAGGCTTTGCTTACTACTGCCTTCGGTCTTTTTATCGGGATTCCGGTGCTGTTCTTTTACAACTACTTTTCCAAGAAGTCGACCGACCTGACAATGGCGCTGGAAAGTGTTGCCGAACGGTTGGTGGTGTTGCTCGGTCGCTATAAGCAACCGCAGCGCGTTGAGCGGCCTTTGGAAACAAAACCGGTGCCAACCCCTTCGGTTGTGCAACCGGAAGTGAGCGAGGATACAACCTGGAAGTTCTGATGCGCCGCCGGAGCTCGGTAGAATCGTATCGCAATTCGGGATTGATATTGAACTCGCTCGTTGATATTGCCCTATCGCTGGTCATCGCCTTTATTGTCTCGATGCCGATTTTCTTTGAATCGGGGATTTTTGTCTCGGCGCCGGGGGCAGCCCGCGCTGCGGCGAATGAACCCGGTTCGGATATCAAAGCGAATATCCTCATCACCAACGACGGCAGGATAATGTTGAATGAGGCTCAGGTGTCTTATGAAAATCTTTCTGAGTTGTTGCCCCGCTTGCTCCAGCGGAGTGTAGAACGGCGGGTTATTGTTGCGGCTGAGGAGCAGGTTAAATATGACCGGGTGATGCAAATTCTCGACCTGGCGAAACAGTGTGGTGCGGCTGATATTGCGCTGTTGAGGACGAGGAGGACAAAATGAGGAGAGAGGCACCAAACATTGACATTTTACCAATGGCTTGTGTTGGGTTGATTCTTGTTCTTGTTATGATGATGGTAGCGCCGATGGTTCTAACGCACAATGCAACGCCGGTGGAGGTGCCGCAAACGCATACCGCAGAGCGAAAAACAGAAAACGATGTCACCATTACCTATACCGCAGATGGGCGCCTTTATTTCAACGACGAACCGGTTGCCGATTTCGATGAGTTGTACAGCCGGATAGCAACCGAGATTGCCCGCGACCCGTATGTGCTCGTGGTGGTGCGGGCGGATAAAGAGTGTCTCCATTCATCGGTTCTGGACATTCTTGCCTGTGCCCGGCGGGCGGGTGCGGCGCGCATCGCCTGCGCAACCAAAAAAATCGCTCAGGGAGGATAGATGTTTGCCCAACGCCGCAACTGGACACTGGAAATTACACTGCTCATTTCGGCGGTGCTCCATCTCTCGGGCATAATCTTGTTCTCCCGTTCCCGACCCGCCACCAGTTCCGGGCTCGATTTGCAAGAGGTAAGTTTTATGGATGTTACTTACCGACCAGAAGTGGCAAAAGTCGTTGCTTCCAATCCGGCACCGGTAGCAAGCGGGGGTGGTGAAATTTCCGAAGGGGTGACCCCGACATATGCTTCGGGTATCGCGGCGGAAGAAGTGGCACCACTGGATATGTCGGCGACACTGGAGCGCTCAACTTCCCAGGCAAAGATTGAACTGGACCGATATGAGCTGGCAAGAGGTGGTGAGCTGGATGTGATTCGCATCGGGGGCAAGGGTTCGTCTCAGACCACCGAAGAGATTTTAACTCAGGCGCCGATATCGCTGGCGCGCGGTTCGGGAGGATCGGGAAGTGGTTCCGGGATTAGAGGTGTGCCGGGTATTCCGCAGTCCCAGTCTCAGCCTCAGCTGACGATTGAGCATCGACCTTTATCAAAGCCTTCATCAGGACCGGTATTGCCTCAGTTATCGCCCCAGAATCAACCAACGATTCAAGCGCCGGTTACCAAAGGAACGAGTTTTCAGATTGCCGGTCCAATATCCCAGCGAGAGATTATTAATAAAGTGAAGCCGAAATACCCCAAGTGGGCACTGGACCAAAGGATAAGCGGAACGGTAACCGTGCGTATCTGGGTAATGCCCAACGGCAAAGTAAAGGGGATGCCCCAGGTGGTCTGCAGTTCTGGTTATCCCGACCTTGACCAGGTGGTGGTGCAGGCGTTGCGCGAATGGGAGTTCGCACCGCTTGGTCCAGAGGTGAAAGCAGAAGACCAGTGGGGTGATGTCACATTTATATTTCAACTGTCTTAACCTGATTTGATATGACGCTTTTTTTACTGGCATATTTTCTTCTGACTCAAACCGAAGATACGGTGCAGCAACGCAAGCCGGCAAACAGTCATACAATTGGCGAAGAGGTCATCGTTGGTGAGACCGAGGTCAAAATTCAGGACCAGAAACTGTATTTTCCGCCTCAGATAGACCCCTGGAGTCCGGTTAACGACCTTTTGGCACCGGAGAGTTATGTGTTTGATGAAGCGTTGTTCAAGGCAATTGATTCCCTCACGGTGCCGCACCATTTTATCCACTCCTCATTTTTAAGGGTCCCGGTGGAGAAGAGTTTTATCTATGGCGAAATTCTGGTGTTTTTGCCGTCGTTTGAGCATCGGGTTGCCACCTGGGAGTTGGTAATTGCCAATTCGTTGGGCGAAACGGTCCGAAGGGTTCGGGAAAAAGGGCAACCTCCAGCCGTGATTACCTGGGATGGGAAAACGGATAAGGGTGAGCCAATCGCGACCGGTGAGGTTTACAGTTTCACATTTAACGCCTACGATGCCCAGGGTAATCAAACACGGATTCAATGCGAGCCCCAACGGATTAACGCCGTGGTCTGGAAGGAGAAACAGGAGTGGGTTGTTTCTGTAGCGGCAGACCAACTGTTTAGTTCTGAGGGTGCGCAACTGCTTACGGAGGCTGAAGCCCGGCTCGACGAGATTGCCAATGTTATAAAGGAGCGGTTCAGTAAAGAGGTTGTGGTTTATGTCTATTCTGCAAAGGAAAAACTTTCGAACGACCGGTGCCAGGTGATTGAGGGGGAAATTAGCCGGCGGGTGGTTTTGCCCCGAGGGGCATTAAAGGTTGCACCAAGATTTATCCCCGGTTTACAGCCTAAACATTCCAAAGTCGAAATTCATATTATCTAAAAAGAACGCGTTCCAGGCGTTCTAATTTTGACGCAATGAGATTTATGAGTAGCATTACCAGTACAATTGTGCGAAAGGAGACGATATGAACGAGAGTTTTGGTTTTTTATTTCCCGGGCAGGGAGCCCAGTATGTTGGTATGGGGTTAGACCTTTATGAGCGTTTTCCTGCGGCGCACGATGTTTACGACCGGGCAGAGGATGTTTTGGAGTTGCCGATAAAGCGGGTTTCGTTTGCAGGACCAGAGGAGGAGTTGCGGCAGACCCGTTATACCCAGCCGGCGATTCTTACGCACTCAATTGCGGTGCAAGCGGTGCTGGCCGGGTTAAAACCGGTTTTTGGCGCCGGGCACTCCTTGGGTGAATATTCGGCGCTGTATGCGGCGGGTTGCTTTGATTTTGATTCGGTGATGAGGATTGTAAAACGCCGTGCCGAGTTGATGTTTGCCGAGGGAGAAAGGCGCCCCGGAGCGATGGCGGCGATTATTGGTCTTGATGTCCCAACCGTGGAAAAGGTGTGTCAGGAGGCACAGGGAGTTGTTGTGTGTGCTAATTACAATGAACCAAGGCAAACGGTAATTTCTGGCGCACCGGATGCGGTTCAAAGGGCGATGGAACTGGCAAGGGGAAAAGGGGCTATTAAAGTCGTGGCACTGCCAGTTTCCGGTGCGTTCCATTCGCCGCTTCTTGAAGAGTCGGCAAAGGAGTTTGCTGATTATCTGGACCAGTTTGAGATTAAGCCCCCGGCTTTTCCCGTGATTATGAATGTCACCGGTAAGGCGACAACCGATATCAATGAAATCCGGCACAATCTACGGCAACAGCTTATCTCGCCGGTGCGCTGGGTCAACATTATGGAGACCGCAAGGTCTATGGGATGTAAAAGATTTCTTGAACTGGGTCCGGGTCGGGTTCTTGCCGGTCTGGCAAAGCGGATTGACCGGGAGTTTGTCGTGACCTCACTGGGAAAGGCGGCTGATGTTGACCGTTTTCTGGGTGAGGTGTAGGATGGACTGGAAGGCATTTTTAACCACTTTTGTGGCGGTTTTTCTCGCCGAACTGGGCGATAAAACTCAGATTGCTACCCTCTCCTTTGCTGCCGGTTTTAACTCTTTTCTGAGCGTGTTTTTGGGGAGTGCTTTGGCATTGATTTTGACTTCATTACTGGCGGCGTTAATCGGTTCCAGCCTTGCCCACATCATTCCGGAGCGCTGGGTTCATCTCGGCGCCGGTGGCATCTTTGTTGTATTGGGGGTCATCTTAGTGATTCGCAATCTTCGTTGATGAAGATTAAATGCCAGCCGGATGAGTTTCGGGTTGAGGAACTGCTGCGATTAAAACTTAAACCGCGCGGGGCTTATTCAGTATATCGGCTGGAAAAACGAAACTGGAATACGCTTGATGTTATCCGGCAACTGCAATTAAAGTACCGATTTCCGGCGGTAGCGCGCGCCGGTTTGAAAGACCGCCACTCTTATTCAATTCAATATCTATCGATACCGGGTAAGGGTCCCAAACGGGTGACAAGTGACAACTACTCTCTGACGCTGGTCGGAATGGCGGATGAACCGGTTTCCCGGGATTTACTGGTTGGCAATCGGTTTGACATTGTAATTCGTTGCCTTGACGAGGCGGAGTTAAACCGTTTGCAAGAGGCATTACCGCTCGTGCGCCAGTTTGGTTTTGTCAATTATTACGATGAACAGCGTTTTGGTTCTGCCCGACACAAACAGGGGTTTATCGCCCAAAAACTTATTCTGGGACATTACAACGGCGCATTAAAACTTTATCTGGCAACGCCGAGCGGTGCCGACGACTCAAATACCAAACGACAGAAGCGGGCAATATTGGCGAACTGGGGCAACTGGCAAAAGTGCTGGGAGGTGGCTAATTCGGAAAATAAGCCGATTTTCAAGTACTTGATTGAGCATCCAAAGGATTTTGCGGGCGCGGTGCGCAAAATTCCGCGCACGATGCTAGAGTTGTTTATCAACGCTTATCAGGGGTGGTTGTGGAATGAGATTACAAAGGCGTTGATTGAGGAGATGGGGTTAGCGCGGCTCTTTGCTTTTTATGGATTCGGGAAACTGTTATTTTATGAAAAACTTTCGCATTCAGAGATGCGATACCTTGGAAGGTTGGTGATTCCGGCACCGGGACCGCGGGCGGAGTTTAAAAGTGAACGGGTGGCGCGGGTTTTTCAGGAGGTGTTAAGGCGCGAAGGGTTGGAAATGGAAAGGATGAAACTGAAAGTGCGGCTGCGGGGACTTTTTTTTAAGCCTTATGA is drawn from candidate division WOR-3 bacterium and contains these coding sequences:
- a CDS encoding MotA/TolQ/ExbB proton channel family protein, which translates into the protein MVILLLASITALALILERFWYFTKNRFNPSKGLMELRRILAQNGLSQALDWSKKQNNPLGRLFVVALENYTLSAEELSDLLYSLILEERIRYERLLGGMGTLANAATLLGLLGTVTGLIGAFGNIALTGSGGPAVVSKGIAEALLTTAFGLFIGIPVLFFYNYFSKKSTDLTMALESVAERLVVLLGRYKQPQRVERPLETKPVPTPSVVQPEVSEDTTWKF
- a CDS encoding biopolymer transporter ExbD; amino-acid sequence: MRRRSSVESYRNSGLILNSLVDIALSLVIAFIVSMPIFFESGIFVSAPGAARAAANEPGSDIKANILITNDGRIMLNEAQVSYENLSELLPRLLQRSVERRVIVAAEEQVKYDRVMQILDLAKQCGAADIALLRTRRTK
- a CDS encoding biopolymer transporter ExbD; protein product: MRREAPNIDILPMACVGLILVLVMMMVAPMVLTHNATPVEVPQTHTAERKTENDVTITYTADGRLYFNDEPVADFDELYSRIATEIARDPYVLVVVRADKECLHSSVLDILACARRAGAARIACATKKIAQGG
- a CDS encoding energy transducer TonB, translating into MFAQRRNWTLEITLLISAVLHLSGIILFSRSRPATSSGLDLQEVSFMDVTYRPEVAKVVASNPAPVASGGGEISEGVTPTYASGIAAEEVAPLDMSATLERSTSQAKIELDRYELARGGELDVIRIGGKGSSQTTEEILTQAPISLARGSGGSGSGSGIRGVPGIPQSQSQPQLTIEHRPLSKPSSGPVLPQLSPQNQPTIQAPVTKGTSFQIAGPISQREIINKVKPKYPKWALDQRISGTVTVRIWVMPNGKVKGMPQVVCSSGYPDLDQVVVQALREWEFAPLGPEVKAEDQWGDVTFIFQLS
- the fabD gene encoding ACP S-malonyltransferase; amino-acid sequence: MNESFGFLFPGQGAQYVGMGLDLYERFPAAHDVYDRAEDVLELPIKRVSFAGPEEELRQTRYTQPAILTHSIAVQAVLAGLKPVFGAGHSLGEYSALYAAGCFDFDSVMRIVKRRAELMFAEGERRPGAMAAIIGLDVPTVEKVCQEAQGVVVCANYNEPRQTVISGAPDAVQRAMELARGKGAIKVVALPVSGAFHSPLLEESAKEFADYLDQFEIKPPAFPVIMNVTGKATTDINEIRHNLRQQLISPVRWVNIMETARSMGCKRFLELGPGRVLAGLAKRIDREFVVTSLGKAADVDRFLGEV
- a CDS encoding TMEM165/GDT1 family protein, whose protein sequence is MDWKAFLTTFVAVFLAELGDKTQIATLSFAAGFNSFLSVFLGSALALILTSLLAALIGSSLAHIIPERWVHLGAGGIFVVLGVILVIRNLR
- the truD gene encoding tRNA pseudouridine(13) synthase TruD: MKIKCQPDEFRVEELLRLKLKPRGAYSVYRLEKRNWNTLDVIRQLQLKYRFPAVARAGLKDRHSYSIQYLSIPGKGPKRVTSDNYSLTLVGMADEPVSRDLLVGNRFDIVIRCLDEAELNRLQEALPLVRQFGFVNYYDEQRFGSARHKQGFIAQKLILGHYNGALKLYLATPSGADDSNTKRQKRAILANWGNWQKCWEVANSENKPIFKYLIEHPKDFAGAVRKIPRTMLELFINAYQGWLWNEITKALIEEMGLARLFAFYGFGKLLFYEKLSHSEMRYLGRLVIPAPGPRAEFKSERVARVFQEVLRREGLEMERMKLKVRLRGLFFKPYERLVVVRAEHLAAAEPEPDELYPGKSKVRVSFVLPAGAYATILLKRLFALPV